A region of Pseudarthrobacter sp. NIBRBAC000502770 DNA encodes the following proteins:
- a CDS encoding GAF and ANTAR domain-containing protein: MVEQDKAEDLEELVDLIAGMEDIKSVLDDLTGFAAATMTKSTGQPIECAVTLHRRKRTVTIGGSSGRAVVLDRIEQSLGDGPCIEALDTGVPVLLGDVSVDQRWPEYGKALSAAGVASSLGIPMKLEDDGGAVLDFFAPVSGLFDEPAVADAMRFGEMAGKALRLAVRIASADQRAENLKAAMDTRTVIDVACGIIMAQNNCRKDQAFELLRSASSTRNRKLNEIAEALVSGFSGPVSVKAHFDD; the protein is encoded by the coding sequence ATGGTGGAACAGGACAAGGCAGAAGACCTGGAAGAGCTCGTGGACCTCATCGCCGGCATGGAGGACATCAAATCCGTGCTCGACGATCTCACCGGGTTTGCGGCAGCCACCATGACCAAAAGCACGGGACAGCCCATCGAGTGCGCGGTAACGCTCCACCGCCGCAAGCGCACGGTCACCATCGGCGGCAGCAGCGGCCGGGCGGTTGTGCTGGACCGGATTGAACAATCACTGGGAGACGGGCCTTGCATCGAGGCCCTGGACACCGGCGTTCCGGTCCTGCTGGGAGACGTATCGGTGGACCAGCGGTGGCCCGAATACGGCAAGGCCCTTTCAGCCGCGGGCGTCGCCAGTTCCCTGGGTATCCCGATGAAGCTGGAGGACGACGGCGGCGCGGTCCTGGACTTCTTCGCTCCCGTCAGCGGGCTCTTCGATGAACCGGCCGTGGCCGACGCCATGAGGTTCGGCGAGATGGCGGGCAAGGCGCTGCGGCTCGCGGTGCGGATCGCCTCGGCAGACCAGCGCGCCGAAAATTTGAAGGCGGCGATGGACACGAGGACGGTCATAGACGTTGCCTGCGGAATCATCATGGCCCAAAACAATTGCAGAAAAGACCAGGCTTTCGAGCTTCTCCGCAGCGCGTCAAGCACCCGGAATCGGAAGCTCAACGAGATTGCAGAAGCACTGGTCAGCGGCTTTTCCGGCCCAGTGTCCGTCAAGGCGCACTTCGACGACTGA
- a CDS encoding acyltransferase, with translation MVLRSSSVNLSVSAGPAAPPAGLLAGRKHALDGLRIIAVAGVFFFHTATDSMPGGSVGVDVFFTLSGFVITLLIMKEWIATGRLHLGIFYAKRLARLWPALLALCAVIVTAGLLFPASGWGGQAGFVLPAAAYVMNLAQFGVFGDSIAGETLGPTWTLAVEEQFYLVWPLLLLGMLRFWKVRTAAFATMGMAAAFVLNRFLLVNAGQPLDRIYNGPDTRADELLIGCALALLFTAVREGSRLHRALASAARWGAPLAGATLVAALFLLKEPDAPGAWFNTFWTVGPTALALVSAVLIGSLVLQPAGFLSRIFSHPWLARPGRDLSYAMYLWHLPVYLLLMPLVPALPLRIALTAVLTVLLAYGSFRWVERPLRLWANQKLEPVVVRSTREPAKEPVTASAG, from the coding sequence GTGGTTTTGAGGTCAAGCAGCGTAAATCTGTCAGTATCAGCCGGACCGGCAGCACCCCCCGCGGGGCTCCTGGCCGGGCGCAAGCATGCCCTGGATGGGCTCCGGATCATCGCCGTGGCCGGTGTCTTCTTCTTCCACACGGCCACCGACTCAATGCCGGGCGGATCCGTCGGCGTGGACGTGTTCTTCACCCTCAGCGGCTTTGTGATTACACTCCTGATCATGAAGGAGTGGATCGCCACCGGACGGCTGCACCTTGGCATCTTCTACGCCAAGCGCCTGGCGCGGCTTTGGCCCGCGCTCCTGGCGCTCTGCGCAGTGATTGTCACCGCGGGCCTTCTGTTCCCCGCCTCCGGCTGGGGCGGCCAGGCGGGATTCGTCCTTCCCGCCGCCGCCTATGTGATGAACCTGGCCCAGTTCGGCGTGTTCGGCGACTCCATTGCCGGCGAAACCCTGGGTCCCACCTGGACCCTCGCCGTCGAGGAACAGTTCTACCTGGTGTGGCCGCTGCTCCTGCTGGGGATGCTCCGGTTTTGGAAAGTCCGCACAGCAGCCTTCGCCACCATGGGCATGGCTGCCGCTTTCGTGCTGAACCGCTTCCTGCTGGTCAATGCCGGCCAGCCCCTGGACCGAATCTACAACGGACCGGACACCCGGGCCGACGAACTGCTGATCGGCTGCGCCCTTGCCCTGCTGTTCACCGCGGTCCGAGAGGGCTCCAGGTTGCACCGCGCCTTGGCATCGGCTGCCCGCTGGGGCGCTCCGCTGGCCGGAGCCACCTTGGTGGCGGCCCTGTTCCTGCTGAAGGAACCCGATGCCCCCGGAGCCTGGTTCAACACCTTCTGGACCGTGGGACCCACGGCGCTCGCCCTGGTTTCGGCCGTACTCATCGGCTCGCTTGTCCTCCAGCCGGCCGGGTTCCTGTCCCGCATCTTCAGCCATCCGTGGCTGGCACGTCCGGGCCGCGACCTGTCCTACGCCATGTACCTTTGGCACCTGCCGGTCTACCTGTTGCTGATGCCGCTGGTCCCGGCGCTGCCCCTCCGCATCGCACTGACGGCGGTGCTGACGGTGCTGCTGGCGTACGGATCGTTCCGCTGGGTGGAACGGCCGCTCCGGCTCTGGGCGAACCAAAAGCTGGAACCCGTCGTCGTCCGTTCCACCCGGGAACCAGCCAAGGAACCCGTGACGGCCTCAGCCGGCTAG